A portion of the Bacteroidota bacterium genome contains these proteins:
- a CDS encoding TolC family protein, with amino-acid sequence MRTCLLKYCLSVLTMTIVLSISAPAQTGGTQRLSIEDAVRRAVTNNHELAAARHEVGKADAQVREAWGYALPSIDLSGRYTRAIKKPVFFFPNIFDSAASKRGEVTAIEIGSDNSFDLTMTVSQVLFNSAVFTGVGTAKIYSRAAREVYRSKLLETVTTARKALYGVLLAAEVKTMLDANLKNAEDNFRNASVLAAQGLISEYEKLRAEVGLANVRPEVIRAEGNLELAINGLKLALGIPFDQSIEVEGTLEFKPVEDGILEEAPRTVLKENPGLIALRYQEDVNNAFTAIERSEYLPSLAAFGNYQFQAQKNDLRISTHDVVRSSVVGLSLTLNIFNGLRTGARVEQAELETRKTQESIQKTEISLQTAVHSTLMSLKRARERVEAQGRTVELAEQGYRIAATRFNSGSGTQLEVTDAQLALTTAKTNRTQAVYDYHVASMELDQLLGRAPHYISSEYEE; translated from the coding sequence ATGAGAACGTGTCTGTTGAAATACTGCCTGTCTGTATTGACGATGACCATTGTTTTGTCGATTTCCGCCCCCGCTCAGACGGGGGGAACACAACGCCTGTCCATCGAGGACGCTGTTCGACGTGCAGTCACGAACAATCATGAACTTGCAGCGGCAAGGCATGAAGTCGGAAAAGCTGACGCCCAGGTCCGTGAAGCGTGGGGGTACGCCTTGCCGAGTATTGACCTTTCGGGCAGGTACACACGGGCAATCAAGAAGCCTGTATTTTTCTTTCCGAACATTTTCGATTCCGCTGCCAGCAAACGCGGTGAAGTGACGGCAATCGAAATCGGCTCGGACAATTCATTCGATCTGACAATGACAGTGTCACAAGTCCTGTTCAACTCGGCCGTGTTTACCGGAGTCGGAACGGCGAAGATCTACTCACGGGCAGCGCGCGAAGTATACCGGTCGAAACTGCTGGAAACTGTCACCACTGCTCGAAAGGCACTCTATGGCGTTCTTCTCGCAGCAGAGGTCAAAACGATGCTCGACGCCAACTTGAAGAATGCCGAGGATAATTTCAGAAATGCGAGCGTACTTGCAGCGCAAGGACTCATTTCGGAGTATGAAAAACTTCGTGCCGAGGTGGGATTGGCCAACGTGCGTCCGGAAGTCATCAGGGCTGAAGGCAACCTGGAACTTGCTATCAACGGCCTGAAACTGGCCTTGGGAATTCCGTTTGATCAATCCATTGAAGTGGAAGGAACGCTTGAATTCAAGCCCGTGGAAGATGGAATCCTGGAAGAGGCGCCCCGCACTGTGTTGAAAGAAAACCCAGGACTCATCGCGTTGCGCTATCAGGAAGATGTGAATAATGCATTTACGGCCATCGAGCGGTCCGAGTATCTCCCAAGTCTCGCGGCTTTCGGCAACTATCAATTTCAAGCTCAAAAGAATGATTTGCGAATTTCAACTCACGATGTTGTGAGAAGTTCCGTTGTGGGTCTCTCTCTCACACTCAATATCTTCAACGGATTAAGAACTGGAGCTCGAGTTGAACAGGCCGAGCTGGAAACGCGGAAGACACAAGAGAGTATTCAGAAGACGGAAATTAGCTTGCAAACAGCAGTACACTCGACCTTGATGTCACTGAAGCGAGCCCGGGAGCGCGTGGAAGCCCAAGGCAGAACAGTTGAACTCGCTGAACAAGGATACCGCATTGCCGCTACGCGGTTCAACAGCGGAAGCGGAACACAACTCGAAGTAACGGATGCACAATTGGCGTTAACAACTGCCAAAACCAATCGTACGCAGGCTGTCTACGATTACCACGTTGCCTCGATGGAACTTGACCAATTGCTCGGAAGGGCTCCGCACTATATTTCATCTGAATATGAGGAATGA
- a CDS encoding enoyl-CoA hydratase/isomerase family protein, which yields MQFSRLLYEASNRKATITLNRPEKRNALDDAMVGELGAAFQQAARDQNVKVITLRGAGPAFCAGADLEYLSRIAKYDLEENRADSTKLAHLFKTIYELRKPVIAAVHGPALAGGCGLASVCDIVIASEENASFGYTEVRIGFIPAIVLVFLIKRVGEGKARELVLRGHTLSAQEAAAIGLVNITVPAISFEPTIEKLVSDLLQNNSLHAMGLCKEMLSKLHGLNLMEAIDFAANMNAAARMTPDCKEGIAAFLNKEKLQW from the coding sequence ATGCAATTCTCCCGACTTCTCTACGAAGCGTCCAATCGAAAAGCAACAATCACGCTGAACCGTCCGGAAAAGCGGAACGCGCTGGACGATGCGATGGTTGGCGAACTTGGCGCCGCTTTTCAGCAAGCGGCACGCGACCAGAACGTGAAGGTGATCACCTTGCGCGGGGCGGGTCCGGCATTTTGCGCCGGGGCTGACCTCGAGTATCTCAGCCGGATAGCGAAGTATGACCTTGAAGAAAACCGCGCAGACTCGACGAAACTTGCCCATCTCTTCAAAACAATCTACGAACTCAGAAAACCTGTAATTGCCGCCGTTCACGGCCCGGCACTTGCAGGCGGCTGCGGACTCGCGAGCGTATGCGACATCGTGATTGCATCGGAGGAAAACGCCTCGTTCGGCTATACGGAGGTTCGAATCGGATTCATTCCCGCTATTGTGCTGGTCTTCCTCATCAAGCGCGTTGGCGAGGGTAAGGCACGCGAGTTGGTGCTGCGCGGGCACACGCTTTCTGCACAAGAAGCCGCCGCAATCGGTCTGGTAAACATAACTGTGCCGGCTATCTCGTTTGAGCCGACGATAGAGAAGTTAGTGAGTGATCTTTTGCAGAACAACAGCCTTCATGCGATGGGATTATGCAAGGAAATGCTGTCGAAACTGCATGGATTGAATCTCATGGAAGCCATTGATTTTGCAGCAAACATGAACGCCGCTGCCCGGATGACGCCTGATTGCAAGGAGGGAATTGCGGCTTTTCTCAACAAGGAAAAATTACAATGGTAG
- a CDS encoding adenine phosphoribosyltransferase, whose protein sequence is MVGTPDLITSIRSIPDFPKKGIVFRDITTLLKDRVAFNRAIDILHEHYRSKDISKVVSVESRGFIFGAPLAYTLGAGFVPVRKPKKLPAETIREEYKLEYGTDAVEIHKDAISAEDRVLIVDDLLATGGTILATATLVERLGATIVSLGFLIELTFLNARERLQAYDVFSVITYDSE, encoded by the coding sequence ATGGTAGGAACTCCGGACCTGATCACGTCCATACGAAGCATTCCCGACTTTCCGAAAAAAGGGATTGTCTTCCGTGACATCACAACTCTGCTGAAAGATCGTGTTGCCTTCAACCGGGCCATTGACATTCTGCACGAACACTATCGATCGAAGGACATCTCCAAAGTTGTCAGCGTGGAATCGCGAGGGTTCATCTTCGGGGCGCCTCTTGCATACACTCTTGGGGCAGGCTTCGTTCCTGTCCGCAAACCGAAGAAACTTCCGGCGGAGACAATCCGCGAAGAATACAAACTGGAGTACGGAACTGATGCCGTGGAAATTCACAAAGATGCAATTTCCGCCGAGGATCGTGTCCTTATCGTTGATGATTTACTCGCAACCGGAGGGACAATACTCGCCACAGCAACATTGGTGGAACGTCTTGGTGCAACGATTGTGAGTCTCGGCTTTCTTATCGAACTGACATTTCTTAATGCTCGTGAACGACTACAGGCATATGACGTATTCTCAGTTATCACTTATGACAGCGAATAA
- a CDS encoding TetR/AcrR family transcriptional regulator → MMNDLVRQPLVRKERERLAKRQEIVNAARQVFAQKGYDHATLDEIAAKAEFAKGTLYNYFDSKETLFREIVSSMLDDLARIAQAAMEGGGSLRERFLRYAIQTMEYHKKNEDLQRILARELNRMQLEVHLVPIMQRLRSIAEILGSALKREINKRTIVREEPIELAFVFLGMVHNRTLRRSFEGNGLAGFEPERDARFLVQLFFEGCEVA, encoded by the coding sequence ATGATGAACGACTTAGTCCGGCAGCCATTGGTGAGAAAAGAGCGTGAGCGTCTGGCGAAGCGGCAGGAGATTGTAAACGCTGCCCGACAAGTATTTGCCCAGAAAGGCTACGACCATGCAACATTGGACGAGATTGCGGCGAAGGCCGAATTCGCGAAGGGGACGTTGTACAATTATTTTGACAGCAAGGAAACATTGTTTCGGGAGATAGTATCCTCGATGCTCGACGATCTTGCACGGATAGCGCAAGCGGCTATGGAGGGTGGAGGGTCGTTACGTGAGCGGTTTCTGCGATATGCGATCCAAACGATGGAGTATCATAAGAAGAATGAAGATCTTCAACGAATCCTCGCCCGCGAGTTGAACCGGATGCAGTTAGAGGTTCATCTCGTGCCAATTATGCAGCGGCTTCGCAGTATAGCGGAAATTCTGGGCTCGGCACTTAAAAGGGAGATAAACAAGCGCACGATTGTTCGCGAAGAACCTATCGAACTGGCGTTTGTGTTTCTGGGGATGGTGCATAACAGAACGCTGCGCAGATCGTTTGAAGGAAACGGACTTGCAGGATTCGAGCCAGAACGCGATGCCCGTTTTCTTGTTCAATTGTTTTTTGAAGGCTGTGAGGTTGCATGA